Proteins encoded by one window of Euzebya sp.:
- a CDS encoding HAD family hydrolase, translating into MDATLPPDLLALEPGGRRDAWRPATRPGLVLLDVDGTLMGPDRVVTDPVVQAVHAIVDAGVPVGFATGRNVAGVATAYDQLRIAGPHVVLNGAQIRRDGRSVRTWPLTDDQRDAVLALCDERDLYAELYTDDHVLVTAMDERYEPHWTEVIGQPLGTVAEHPDLVRTTIKATIVTHGEEQTAAVVDRVGELGMNAGAATSPVTPGFTYVNITHPDADKGKAVAAAAALVGVDVDAVVAIGDGANDLPMLRVVGTAIAMGDAGEVVRAASHHVVPDVVGDGVAVALRAVEAWVRAR; encoded by the coding sequence ATGGACGCGACCCTCCCACCCGACCTGCTGGCGCTCGAGCCCGGCGGACGACGGGACGCCTGGCGACCCGCCACCCGACCGGGGCTGGTGCTGCTCGACGTCGACGGGACGCTCATGGGCCCGGACCGGGTCGTCACCGACCCGGTCGTGCAGGCCGTCCACGCGATCGTCGACGCCGGCGTGCCCGTCGGGTTCGCCACCGGCCGCAACGTCGCCGGGGTGGCCACGGCCTACGACCAGCTGCGGATCGCCGGTCCCCACGTGGTGCTGAACGGCGCCCAGATCCGCCGCGACGGGCGGTCGGTGCGGACCTGGCCGCTGACCGACGACCAGCGCGACGCGGTGCTGGCGCTGTGCGACGAGCGGGACCTGTACGCCGAGCTGTACACCGACGACCACGTGCTCGTGACCGCGATGGACGAGCGGTACGAGCCGCACTGGACCGAGGTGATCGGCCAGCCGCTCGGCACCGTCGCCGAGCACCCCGACCTCGTGCGGACCACGATCAAGGCGACCATCGTCACCCACGGCGAGGAGCAGACCGCCGCCGTCGTCGACCGGGTGGGCGAGCTGGGCATGAACGCGGGCGCGGCCACCTCGCCGGTCACCCCCGGGTTCACCTACGTCAACATCACCCACCCGGACGCGGACAAGGGCAAGGCCGTCGCGGCCGCCGCGGCCCTGGTGGGGGTGGACGTCGACGCAGTCGTGGCGATCGGCGACGGCGCCAACGACCTGCCCATGCTGCGGGTGGTCGGCACCGCCATCGCGATGGGCGATGCCGGCGAGGTCGTGCGCGCCGCCAGCCACCACGTGGTCCCCGACGTGGTCGGCGACGGCGTTGCCGTGGCCCTCCGCGCGGTGGAGGCGTGGGTCCGCGCCCGCTGA
- a CDS encoding NAD-dependent epimerase/dehydratase family protein yields the protein MPPTDGAGRRAVVTGGAGFLGRAFTQRLVAAGWDVPGVDVRPGPRVITGDVTRPGPWADVLGDADLVVHTAALLGDIGDARSHWDVNVGGTRTVAELAAAAGVGRLLHLSSIVVLGDDFPDGADETHPVRMTHNPYTDTKVAAEHVALSIAAKGLPLTIVRPGDVYGPHSAQWTVRAVTLIRKGLFVLVDGGTGIMSPVFVDDLVDGALAAGTAEAGRGEIFHVTGGVGVPAADFFGRYAEMLGRSLRSVPRYAARSLTAGAERVMRPLGVAPPFTARALEYVTHPGTYSIAKARDVLGWEPSVSLDEGMARTRAWLQDVGLLD from the coding sequence GTGCCACCCACTGACGGGGCCGGCCGCCGGGCGGTCGTCACCGGCGGCGCCGGGTTCCTCGGCCGCGCGTTCACCCAGCGGCTCGTCGCCGCCGGCTGGGACGTCCCCGGGGTGGACGTCCGCCCCGGCCCCCGGGTGATCACCGGCGACGTGACCCGACCCGGCCCCTGGGCCGACGTGCTGGGCGACGCGGACCTGGTGGTGCACACCGCGGCCCTGCTCGGCGACATCGGCGACGCGCGCAGCCACTGGGACGTCAACGTCGGCGGCACGCGGACGGTGGCCGAGCTCGCCGCCGCGGCGGGTGTCGGCCGGCTGCTGCACCTCTCCTCCATCGTCGTCCTGGGCGACGACTTCCCCGACGGGGCCGACGAGACCCACCCCGTCCGCATGACCCACAACCCGTACACCGACACGAAGGTGGCCGCGGAGCACGTGGCGCTCAGCATCGCCGCGAAGGGCCTGCCCCTCACGATCGTGCGGCCCGGCGACGTCTACGGCCCCCACTCCGCCCAGTGGACCGTCCGAGCGGTCACGCTGATCCGCAAGGGCCTGTTCGTCCTGGTCGACGGCGGCACCGGGATCATGAGCCCGGTGTTCGTCGACGACCTGGTCGACGGCGCCCTGGCCGCCGGCACCGCGGAGGCGGGCCGTGGCGAGATCTTCCACGTCACCGGAGGGGTCGGGGTGCCCGCCGCGGACTTCTTCGGCCGGTACGCGGAGATGCTGGGCCGGTCCCTCCGGTCGGTCCCCCGCTACGCCGCCCGGTCGCTCACCGCCGGGGCGGAGCGGGTCATGCGTCCCCTCGGCGTCGCCCCGCCGTTCACCGCGAGGGCGCTCGAGTACGTCACCCACCCCGGCACGTACTCCATCGCGAAGGCGCGGGACGTGCTCGGGTGGGAGCCGTCGGTGTCCCTGGATGAGGGGATGGCGCGGACCCGCGCGTGGCTCCAGGACGTGGGCTTGCTGGACTGA